The following proteins are encoded in a genomic region of Periophthalmus magnuspinnatus isolate fPerMag1 chromosome 23, fPerMag1.2.pri, whole genome shotgun sequence:
- the ing3 gene encoding inhibitor of growth protein 3 isoform X2: MLYLEDYLEMIEQLPMDLRDRFTEMREMDLQVQNATDQLEQKVIEYFVNAKKNKPEWREEQMEVIKKDYYKALEDADEKVQLANQIYDLVDRHLRKLDQELAKFKMELEADNAGITEILERRSLEMDSPSQPVNNHHAHSHTTAEKRKYSAPAHHTTEHVPEKKFKSEVLLSTLTSDASKENTPGCRANSTSSTTNSVYSVNSSQPLTSYNLSSLPAGPGAGAGAITMAAAQAVHVTAQMKEGRRTSSLKASYEAIKNNDFQLGREFSLSRDNGGYSSSALASTLTQTLTPATASDSRGRKSKSSIKNSNHQSSSSSSSSSLSSCSSSSALAQELSQQVSVLPEAEANSQVDWTYDPNEPRYCICNQVSYGEMVGCDNTDCPIEWFHYGCVGLTEAPKGKWYCPQCTAAMKRRGSRHK; encoded by the exons ATGTTGTACCTCGAAGACTATCTCGAAA TGATCGAGCAGCTTCCCATGGATCTCCGCGACAGGTTTACGGAAATGAGGGAGATGGACCTGCAGGTTCAAA ATGCCACAGATCAGCTCGAGCAGAAAGTCATTGAGTACTTTGTCAATGCAAAAAAGAACAAACCTGaatggagagaagagcagaTGGAAGTTATTAAGAAG GATTATTACAAAGCTCTGGAGGATGCTGATGAGAAGGTCCAACTGGCCAATCAGATTTATGATCTA GTGGATCGTCACTTAAGAAAACTGGACCAAGAATTGGCTAAGTTTAAGATGGAACTTGAGGCTGACAATGCTGGCATCACAGAAATCCTTGAGAGAA GATCATTAGAGATGGACAGTCCATCACAGCCTGTGAACAACCACCATGCTCATTCCCACACCACAGCTGAGA AGAGAAAATACAGTGCTCCAGCCCATCACACGACAGAACATGTTCCTGAGAAGAAGTTCAAGTCTGAGGTGCTGCTGTCCACTCTCACTTCAGATGCGTCTAAAGAGAATACACCGG GTTGTCGTGCCAACAGCACGTCCTCAACCACCAACAGCGTCTACAGTGTGAATTCATCTCAGCCGTTGACTTCCTACAACTTGAGCTCGCTGCCAGCAGGTCCCGGAGCTGGGGCTGGAGCCATCACTATGGCAGCTGCCCAGGCTGTACATGTCACTGCACAG atGAAGGAGGGTAGGAGAACGTCTAGTCTCAAAGCAAGTTATGAAGCAATCAAGAACAATGACTTCCAACTTGGCAGAGAATTCTCTCTGTCTCGGGACAATGGCGGATACTCGTCATCTGCTCTGGCCTCTACACTCACACAGACCCTCACCCCAGCCACAGCTTCTGATTCACGGGGGCGCAAATCTAA AAGCAGCATCAAGAATTCAAACCACCAGTCATCATCGTCGTCGTCATCTTCGTCACTTTCGTCTTGTTCCTCTTCATCAGCATTGGCCCAGGAGCTCTCTCAGCAGGTCTCAGTGCTGCCTGAGGCGGAGGCCAACAGCCAGGTGGACTGGACTTATGACCCCAATGAGCCTAGATATTGTATCTGTAACCAG GTTTCCTATGGAGAAATGGTTGGCTGTGATAATACAGAT TGTCCAATAGAGTGGTTCCATTATGGCTGTGTGGGGCTGACTGAGGCTCCGAAGGGGAAGTGGTACTGTCCACAGTGTACAGCAGccatgaagaggagagggagccgTCACAAATAG
- the ing3 gene encoding inhibitor of growth protein 3 isoform X1 produces the protein MLYLEDYLEMIEQLPMDLRDRFTEMREMDLQVQNATDQLEQKVIEYFVNAKKNKPEWREEQMEVIKKDYYKALEDADEKVQLANQIYDLVDRHLRKLDQELAKFKMELEADNAGITEILERRSLEMDSPSQPVNNHHAHSHTTAEKRKYSAPAHHTTEHVPEKKFKSEVLLSTLTSDASKENTPGGCRANSTSSTTNSVYSVNSSQPLTSYNLSSLPAGPGAGAGAITMAAAQAVHVTAQMKEGRRTSSLKASYEAIKNNDFQLGREFSLSRDNGGYSSSALASTLTQTLTPATASDSRGRKSKSSIKNSNHQSSSSSSSSSLSSCSSSSALAQELSQQVSVLPEAEANSQVDWTYDPNEPRYCICNQVSYGEMVGCDNTDCPIEWFHYGCVGLTEAPKGKWYCPQCTAAMKRRGSRHK, from the exons ATGTTGTACCTCGAAGACTATCTCGAAA TGATCGAGCAGCTTCCCATGGATCTCCGCGACAGGTTTACGGAAATGAGGGAGATGGACCTGCAGGTTCAAA ATGCCACAGATCAGCTCGAGCAGAAAGTCATTGAGTACTTTGTCAATGCAAAAAAGAACAAACCTGaatggagagaagagcagaTGGAAGTTATTAAGAAG GATTATTACAAAGCTCTGGAGGATGCTGATGAGAAGGTCCAACTGGCCAATCAGATTTATGATCTA GTGGATCGTCACTTAAGAAAACTGGACCAAGAATTGGCTAAGTTTAAGATGGAACTTGAGGCTGACAATGCTGGCATCACAGAAATCCTTGAGAGAA GATCATTAGAGATGGACAGTCCATCACAGCCTGTGAACAACCACCATGCTCATTCCCACACCACAGCTGAGA AGAGAAAATACAGTGCTCCAGCCCATCACACGACAGAACATGTTCCTGAGAAGAAGTTCAAGTCTGAGGTGCTGCTGTCCACTCTCACTTCAGATGCGTCTAAAGAGAATACACCGGGTG GTTGTCGTGCCAACAGCACGTCCTCAACCACCAACAGCGTCTACAGTGTGAATTCATCTCAGCCGTTGACTTCCTACAACTTGAGCTCGCTGCCAGCAGGTCCCGGAGCTGGGGCTGGAGCCATCACTATGGCAGCTGCCCAGGCTGTACATGTCACTGCACAG atGAAGGAGGGTAGGAGAACGTCTAGTCTCAAAGCAAGTTATGAAGCAATCAAGAACAATGACTTCCAACTTGGCAGAGAATTCTCTCTGTCTCGGGACAATGGCGGATACTCGTCATCTGCTCTGGCCTCTACACTCACACAGACCCTCACCCCAGCCACAGCTTCTGATTCACGGGGGCGCAAATCTAA AAGCAGCATCAAGAATTCAAACCACCAGTCATCATCGTCGTCGTCATCTTCGTCACTTTCGTCTTGTTCCTCTTCATCAGCATTGGCCCAGGAGCTCTCTCAGCAGGTCTCAGTGCTGCCTGAGGCGGAGGCCAACAGCCAGGTGGACTGGACTTATGACCCCAATGAGCCTAGATATTGTATCTGTAACCAG GTTTCCTATGGAGAAATGGTTGGCTGTGATAATACAGAT TGTCCAATAGAGTGGTTCCATTATGGCTGTGTGGGGCTGACTGAGGCTCCGAAGGGGAAGTGGTACTGTCCACAGTGTACAGCAGccatgaagaggagagggagccgTCACAAATAG
- the tspan12 gene encoding tetraspanin-12, translated as MARQDAVRCLRCLLYALNLLFWLMSACVLGVAAWIRDSLNTVLTLTAHTRLEEATVVTYSAAVHPVVIAVCCFLIIVAMVGYCGTHKCNLLLLSWYFCSLLVIFCVELACAVWTYDEPLVQRSDMISLKSRMPNYGLQRYQWLTHTWNTFQTEYKCCGVIYFTDWLEMTEMEWPPDSCCSNQYPGCARHAHYHDLSDLHQEGCGPKIYSFIRGTKQLQALRFLGVSIGVAQILAMALTLMLLWALYYGHKCPVPNTVVVAPNDPTTASVVGSA; from the exons ATGGCCCGGCAGGACGCGGTGAGGTGCCTGCGCTGCCTGCTGTACGCGCTTAACCTACTCTTCTGG CTCATGTCAGCTTGTGTCCTGGGAGTGGCTGCCTGGATCCGAGACTCCCTCAATACTGTCCTGACCCTCACAGCACACACAAG ATTGGAGGAGGCTACAGTTGTCACATATTCAGCTGCAGTGCATCCAGTTGTCATTGCGGTCTGCTGTTTCCTGATTATCGTGGCCATGGTTGGATATTGCGGCACACACAAATGTAACCTGCTGCTTCTATCCTGG TATTTCTGCAGCCTGTTGGTGATCTTTTGTGTGGAGCTAGCCTGTGCTGTTTGGACTTATGATGAG CCTTTAGTGCAGCGCTCAGACATGATCAGTCTCAAGTCCCGGATGCCAAATTATGGTCTCCAGCGTTACCAGTGGctcacacacacctggaacacCTTCCAGACTGAG TATAAATGCTGTGGAGTGATCTACTTCACTGACTGGTTGGAAATGACAGAGATGGAGTGGCCTCCCGACTCCTGTTGCTCCAATCAGTATCCAGGATGTGCTCGACATGCGCATTACCATGACCTCAGTGACCTGCATCAAGAG GGCTGCGGTCCAAAGATCTACAGTTTCATTAGGGGCACAAAGCAGCTGCAGGCGTTGCGCTTCTTGGGTGTGTCCATCGGTGTGGCTCAGATCCTGGCCATGGCATTGACTCTCATGCTGCTCTGGGCATTATATTATGGACACAAATGTCCAGTGCCAAACACAGTGGTGGTCGCACCAAATGACCCCACCACAGCTTCAGTCGTAGGGAGTGCCTGA